A region of Phycisphaerae bacterium DNA encodes the following proteins:
- a CDS encoding FAD-dependent oxidoreductase, with the protein MGLENAGISCDRGFIPVGDYYQTKVPGIYAAGD; encoded by the coding sequence ATAGGCCTGGAGAATGCAGGCATTTCTTGTGATCGTGGTTTTATCCCAGTAGGGGATTATTACCAGACCAAAGTTCCTGGAATCTACGCAGCAGGAGAC